A stretch of the Musa acuminata AAA Group cultivar baxijiao chromosome BXJ2-7, Cavendish_Baxijiao_AAA, whole genome shotgun sequence genome encodes the following:
- the LOC108953434 gene encoding TPR repeat-containing thioredoxin TDX-like isoform X2: MDTHKVSELKAFVTSCRSDPSILHHPSLAFFRDYLQSLGARLPPQAMPKNPMKGENDDEMTKAAPDSVDKKPYQKPEDAAIEDEIIESDMELDGELVEPDNGPPQKMGDPSTEVSEESRDVAQMCKAKAMNAMSEGKLDESIEFLTEAILLNPSSAILYATRASVFVKLHKPNAAIRDSDAALQINPDSAKGYKYRGMAKAMLGQWEEAASDLHVASKLDYDEEINSVLKKVEPNAHRIEEHRRKYERLRKEREAQKIERERQRQRAEANAVYERGKKESTSENKAFDAEPKDPDSLAALQDGSVISIHSSNELQMKMTAAVRLSRLVILYFTATWCGPCRFMAPIYKALAEKHRNIVFLKVDIDELGNDAHRWNVNSVPTFFFVKDGKEVDKVVGADKSGLERKIAMHAAKP, translated from the exons ATGGATACCCACAAGGTGTCTGAGTTGAAAGCCTTCGTAACCAGCTGCAGGTCCGACCCTTCCATTCTCCACCATCCTTCTCTCGCCTTCTTCCGAGACTATCTCCAAAG CCTTGGCGCTCGTCTTCCCCCCCAAGCGATGCCG AAAAATCCTATGAAGGGTGAAAATGATGATGAGATGACAAAAGCTGCACCAGATTCTGTAGACAAGAAGCCTTACCAGAAGCCCGAAGATGCTGCCATTGAGGATGAAATTATCGAGTCAGATATGGAGCTGGATGGTGAGCTGGTGGAACCTGACAATGGTCCTCCACAAAAG ATGGGAGATCCATCAACTGAAGTTTCCGAGGAGAGTCGTGATGTTGCTCAGATGTGCaaagcaaaggctatgaatgcaatgtcagaaG GTAAGTTGGATGAATCAATTGAGTTTCTTACGGAAGCGATCTTGTTGAACCCAAGTTCAGCTATCTTATACGCCACTAGAG CTAGTGTTTTTGTCAAGCTGCATAAGCCAAATGCTGCTATACGTGATTCGGATGCAGCTTTGCAG ATAAATCCTGACTCTGCCAAAGGATACAAATATAGAGGAATGGCAAAAGCTATGTTAGGCCAGTGGGAAGAAGCTGCAAGTGACCTGCATGTGGCATCAAAACTTGATTATGATGAGGAGATAAATTCAGTGCTTAAAAAG GTTGAGCCTAATGCACACAGAATTGAGGAACATCGCAGAAAATATGAGCGCTTGAGGAAAGAGAGAGAAGCACAAAAAATTGAACGTGAAAGGCAACGCCAGCGTGCTGAAGCTAAc GCTGTATATGAGAGGGGGAAAAAGGAGTCAACTTCAGAAAATAAAGCATTT GATGCTGAGCCAAAAGACCCCGATTCTCTTGCTGCTCTACAGGATG GAAGTGTTATAAGCATTCACTCTTCGAACGAACTGCAAATGAAAATGACGGCGGCAGTGCGCTTGAGTAGATTAGTCATTCTATATTTTACTGCAACATGGTGCGGGCCCTGCCGCTTCATGGCACCCATTTACAAAGCCTTAGCAGAGAAGCACCGCAACATTGTGTTTCTGAAAGTCGATATAGATGAACTCGGGAACGATGCTCATCGCTGGAATGTCAACAGTGTACCAACTTTTTTCTTTGTGAAAGATGGGAAAGAAGTCGACAAAGTTGTTGGGGCTGATAAGAGCGGCCTCGAGAGGAAGATTGCAATGCATGCAGCGAAGCCATGA
- the LOC108953434 gene encoding TPR repeat-containing thioredoxin TDX-like isoform X3 encodes MRGSWNQAYCQKNPMKGENDDEMTKAAPDSVDKKPYQKPEDAAIEDEIIESDMELDGELVEPDNGPPQKMGDPSTEVSEESRDVAQMCKAKAMNAMSEGKLDESIEFLTEAILLNPSSAILYATRASVFVKLHKPNAAIRDSDAALQINPDSAKGYKYRGMAKAMLGQWEEAASDLHVASKLDYDEEINSVLKKVEPNAHRIEEHRRKYERLRKEREAQKIERERQRQRAEANAVYERGKKESTSENKAFQDAEPKDPDSLAALQDGSVISIHSSNELQMKMTAAVRLSRLVILYFTATWCGPCRFMAPIYKALAEKHRNIVFLKVDIDELGNDAHRWNVNSVPTFFFVKDGKEVDKVVGADKSGLERKIAMHAAKP; translated from the exons ATGCGTGGAAGCTGGAACCAAGCATACTGCCAA AAAAATCCTATGAAGGGTGAAAATGATGATGAGATGACAAAAGCTGCACCAGATTCTGTAGACAAGAAGCCTTACCAGAAGCCCGAAGATGCTGCCATTGAGGATGAAATTATCGAGTCAGATATGGAGCTGGATGGTGAGCTGGTGGAACCTGACAATGGTCCTCCACAAAAG ATGGGAGATCCATCAACTGAAGTTTCCGAGGAGAGTCGTGATGTTGCTCAGATGTGCaaagcaaaggctatgaatgcaatgtcagaaG GTAAGTTGGATGAATCAATTGAGTTTCTTACGGAAGCGATCTTGTTGAACCCAAGTTCAGCTATCTTATACGCCACTAGAG CTAGTGTTTTTGTCAAGCTGCATAAGCCAAATGCTGCTATACGTGATTCGGATGCAGCTTTGCAG ATAAATCCTGACTCTGCCAAAGGATACAAATATAGAGGAATGGCAAAAGCTATGTTAGGCCAGTGGGAAGAAGCTGCAAGTGACCTGCATGTGGCATCAAAACTTGATTATGATGAGGAGATAAATTCAGTGCTTAAAAAG GTTGAGCCTAATGCACACAGAATTGAGGAACATCGCAGAAAATATGAGCGCTTGAGGAAAGAGAGAGAAGCACAAAAAATTGAACGTGAAAGGCAACGCCAGCGTGCTGAAGCTAAc GCTGTATATGAGAGGGGGAAAAAGGAGTCAACTTCAGAAAATAAAGCATTT CAGGATGCTGAGCCAAAAGACCCCGATTCTCTTGCTGCTCTACAGGATG GAAGTGTTATAAGCATTCACTCTTCGAACGAACTGCAAATGAAAATGACGGCGGCAGTGCGCTTGAGTAGATTAGTCATTCTATATTTTACTGCAACATGGTGCGGGCCCTGCCGCTTCATGGCACCCATTTACAAAGCCTTAGCAGAGAAGCACCGCAACATTGTGTTTCTGAAAGTCGATATAGATGAACTCGGGAACGATGCTCATCGCTGGAATGTCAACAGTGTACCAACTTTTTTCTTTGTGAAAGATGGGAAAGAAGTCGACAAAGTTGTTGGGGCTGATAAGAGCGGCCTCGAGAGGAAGATTGCAATGCATGCAGCGAAGCCATGA
- the LOC108953434 gene encoding TPR repeat-containing thioredoxin TDX-like isoform X1, whose amino-acid sequence MDTHKVSELKAFVTSCRSDPSILHHPSLAFFRDYLQSLGARLPPQAMPKNPMKGENDDEMTKAAPDSVDKKPYQKPEDAAIEDEIIESDMELDGELVEPDNGPPQKMGDPSTEVSEESRDVAQMCKAKAMNAMSEGKLDESIEFLTEAILLNPSSAILYATRASVFVKLHKPNAAIRDSDAALQINPDSAKGYKYRGMAKAMLGQWEEAASDLHVASKLDYDEEINSVLKKVEPNAHRIEEHRRKYERLRKEREAQKIERERQRQRAEANAVYERGKKESTSENKAFQDAEPKDPDSLAALQDGSVISIHSSNELQMKMTAAVRLSRLVILYFTATWCGPCRFMAPIYKALAEKHRNIVFLKVDIDELGNDAHRWNVNSVPTFFFVKDGKEVDKVVGADKSGLERKIAMHAAKP is encoded by the exons ATGGATACCCACAAGGTGTCTGAGTTGAAAGCCTTCGTAACCAGCTGCAGGTCCGACCCTTCCATTCTCCACCATCCTTCTCTCGCCTTCTTCCGAGACTATCTCCAAAG CCTTGGCGCTCGTCTTCCCCCCCAAGCGATGCCG AAAAATCCTATGAAGGGTGAAAATGATGATGAGATGACAAAAGCTGCACCAGATTCTGTAGACAAGAAGCCTTACCAGAAGCCCGAAGATGCTGCCATTGAGGATGAAATTATCGAGTCAGATATGGAGCTGGATGGTGAGCTGGTGGAACCTGACAATGGTCCTCCACAAAAG ATGGGAGATCCATCAACTGAAGTTTCCGAGGAGAGTCGTGATGTTGCTCAGATGTGCaaagcaaaggctatgaatgcaatgtcagaaG GTAAGTTGGATGAATCAATTGAGTTTCTTACGGAAGCGATCTTGTTGAACCCAAGTTCAGCTATCTTATACGCCACTAGAG CTAGTGTTTTTGTCAAGCTGCATAAGCCAAATGCTGCTATACGTGATTCGGATGCAGCTTTGCAG ATAAATCCTGACTCTGCCAAAGGATACAAATATAGAGGAATGGCAAAAGCTATGTTAGGCCAGTGGGAAGAAGCTGCAAGTGACCTGCATGTGGCATCAAAACTTGATTATGATGAGGAGATAAATTCAGTGCTTAAAAAG GTTGAGCCTAATGCACACAGAATTGAGGAACATCGCAGAAAATATGAGCGCTTGAGGAAAGAGAGAGAAGCACAAAAAATTGAACGTGAAAGGCAACGCCAGCGTGCTGAAGCTAAc GCTGTATATGAGAGGGGGAAAAAGGAGTCAACTTCAGAAAATAAAGCATTT CAGGATGCTGAGCCAAAAGACCCCGATTCTCTTGCTGCTCTACAGGATG GAAGTGTTATAAGCATTCACTCTTCGAACGAACTGCAAATGAAAATGACGGCGGCAGTGCGCTTGAGTAGATTAGTCATTCTATATTTTACTGCAACATGGTGCGGGCCCTGCCGCTTCATGGCACCCATTTACAAAGCCTTAGCAGAGAAGCACCGCAACATTGTGTTTCTGAAAGTCGATATAGATGAACTCGGGAACGATGCTCATCGCTGGAATGTCAACAGTGTACCAACTTTTTTCTTTGTGAAAGATGGGAAAGAAGTCGACAAAGTTGTTGGGGCTGATAAGAGCGGCCTCGAGAGGAAGATTGCAATGCATGCAGCGAAGCCATGA